Proteins co-encoded in one Sebastes umbrosus isolate fSebUmb1 chromosome 20, fSebUmb1.pri, whole genome shotgun sequence genomic window:
- the LOC119479788 gene encoding 5-hydroxytryptamine receptor 3A-like isoform X4 has translation MCPDVFTVEAKSSNGSCRHLDVLKHLNLTENNELFSMTRPGSAESPTKVFLDVLLYAILDMNEKDQKFVSYVWIDSWWQGDDISWNPDDFCGIQRIYLPTKLWWKPDVTIEEMIEKDKADQSPYLMVNSSGCVILRKNMVVVSTCRMQIDKFPFDIQSCTLTFKSVIYSDEDIELVPSGDISWNLEWSRKMMRTQSEWLFHDLTMDNKTVNNFGFNQSMLVYTITMKRRSALYIANFLLPVLFFFCLDLASFLISDSSGEKLSFKVTVLLAVTVMQLILNEILPSSSDRIPLIAAYCIGIFSLMMLSLLETILVMHLMEKDSASQDNKLFFSG, from the exons ATGTGTCCTGATGTTTTCACTGTAGAGGCGAAGTCCTCCAATGGTTCCTGCAGACATCTGGATGTTTTAAAGCATCTGAACTTGACCGAAAATAATGAGCTGTTCTCCATGACCCGGCCTGGGAGCGCTGAATCGCCCACAAAGGTATTCCTGGATGTACTACTCTATGCCATTCTAGACATG AACGAGAAGGACCAGAAATTTGTTTCATACGTTTGGATTGATTCG TGGTGGCAGGGTGACGACATTTCTTGGAATCCTGATGACTTCTGTGGTATTCAGAGGATTTATCTTCCTACTAAATTATGGTGGAAGCCAGATGTAACTATTGAAGAGAT GATAGAAAAGGACAAGGCCGATCAGAGTCCTTATCTCATGGTTAACAGTAGCGGTTGCGTCATACTCAGAAAGAACATGGTGGTGGTCAGCACCTGCAGGATGCAAATTGACAAATTCCCCTTCGACATTCAGAGCTGCACCCTCACTTTCAAGTCTGTCATATACTCTG ACGAGGATATAGAGTTGGTTCCGTCAGGTGACATCTCATGGAACTTAGAGTGGTCTCGCAAGATGATGCGGACCCAGTCCGAGTGGCTGTTCCACGACTTGACCATGGACAACAAAACTGTTAATAATTTTGGCTTCAACCAAAGCATGTTGGTTTACACT ATCACCATGAAGAGGCGATCTGCCCTCTACATCGCCAACTTCTTGCTACCCGTCCTGTTCTTCTTTTGTCTGGACTTGGCCTCCTTCCTGATCTCAGACAGCAGCGGCGAGAAGCTCAGCTTCAAGGTCACTGTGCTGCTCGCTGTCACCGTGATGCAGCTTATTCTCAATGAGATTCTGCCTTCCTCTTCAGACAGGATTCCTCTTATAG CGGCCTACTGCATTGGGATTTTTAGTTTGATGATGCTGAGCCTCCTGGAGACAATTTTGGTGATGCATCTGATGGAGAAAGACTCTGCATCCCAAGACAACAAG ctgtttttttcaggGTAG
- the LOC119479854 gene encoding 5-hydroxytryptamine receptor 3A-like, whose translation MARPVKHHKDITYVYLQMVIYGILDVREIDQTFVSYIWIYMSWMNEHIRWYPSDFCGLESIVVPTEVLWKPDLIIEEMTEKDKVPPSPYLTISRDGRIELRNDLMLVSTCRMQVYKFPIDIQSCNLSFKSAVYHDTEMEFQFADSKIAEWTRKVTQYEWMFINMTVKKKTVDNLFYHQSMIVYTIKMRRRSILYTGNFLLPILFFFFLDVASFLISESSGEKLSFKVTVLLAVTVMQLILNEILPSSDRIPLIAVYCFGMFGLMMLSLLETILVMYLMEKDSASQDNEAAKDQSLSEDFNDGEMKKWTPCACVCDVSADEPPSELLSVAKEGTSSQLTEESNVLEKVSDELREVEKTLILLLSSRKPGYWTRVAKTINKVFFISYVTVAVLFLTVIFSIWIHADDR comes from the exons ATGGCCCGACCTGTTAAACACCACAAAGATATTACATACGTATACCTCCAAATGGTGATCTATGGCATCCTAGATGTG AGAGAGATTGACCAGACTTTCGTTTCTTACATTTGGATTTATATG AGCTGGATGAATGAACACATTAGGTGGTATCCATCTGACTTTTGTGGACTTGAAAGTATAGTAGTTCCTACTGAAGTATTGTGGAAGCCAGATCTAATCATTGAAGAGAT GACAGAGAAGGACAAGGTCCCTCCGAGTCCTTATCTCACCATTTCAAGAGACGGCCGCATCGAACTTAGGAACGACCTGATGCTGGTCAGCACCTGTAGGATGCAAGTTTACAAATTCCCCATCGACATTCAGAGCTGCAACCTCTCTTTCAAGTCTGCCGTATACCATG ATACCGAAATGGAGTTTCAATTCGCCGATTCAAAGATCGCTGAGTGGACTCGAAAGGTGACCCAGTACGAGTGGATGTTCATCAACATGACAGTCAAAAAGAAAACTGTCGACAATTTGTTTTACCACCAAAGCATGATCGTTTACACT ATCAAGATGAGGAGGCGGTCTATCCTCTACACCGGCAACTTCTTGCTACCCATCctgttcttcttttttctgGACGTGGCCTCCTTCCTGATCTCAGAAAGCAGCGGCGAGAAGCTCAGCTTCAAGGTCACTGTGCTGCTCGCTGTCACCGTGATGCAGCTTATTCTCAATGAGATTCTGCCTTCCTCAGACAGGATTCCTCTTATAG CGGTCTACTGCTTTGGGATGTTTGGTTTGATGATGCTGAGCCTCCTGGAGACGATTTTGGTGATGTATCTGATGGAGAAAGACTCTGCATCCCAAGACAACGAGGCAGCTAAAGACCAGAGCCTGAGTGAGGACTTCAATGATGGAG AGATGAAGAAATGGACTCCCTGTGCTTGTGTCTGTGATGTGTCTGCTGATGAACCTCCATCTGAACTGCTGTCGGTGGCCAAAGAG GGCACCAGCAGCCAACTGACGGAGGAGTCTAACGTCTTGGAGAAGGTCTCAGATGAGCTGAGGGAGGTGGAGAAAACACTGATTCTGCTCCTCAGCAGCAGAAAGCCCGGCTACTGGACCAGAGTGGCTAAAACAAtcaacaaagttttcttcatttCCTATGTCACAGTGGCCGTCCTGTTTTTAACCGTTATCTTTTCAATTTGGATCCATGCAGATGACAGGTAG